The following are encoded in a window of Limibacter armeniacum genomic DNA:
- a CDS encoding DUF4199 domain-containing protein has translation MSNSITKDLVLKFGAIYGVFHFLFTIYLYRSGMDLSPWGGLIYVVEIAALVLMYNEYKEHTEGSLPFKRAIRIGGLMIVVSYALSSLFNLVYVLFDSKFIDRQLELVRIQLEANPEVTPQEIETVLESSQWVYQLPLFQLVQFVSLTALGLILMLAIATFMRSTSRNRGTNQ, from the coding sequence ATGAGCAATTCGATTACAAAAGACTTGGTACTGAAATTTGGCGCCATCTATGGAGTATTTCATTTCCTGTTTACCATATACCTGTATAGGTCAGGAATGGATTTATCTCCTTGGGGAGGGTTGATATATGTGGTAGAGATTGCTGCATTGGTGCTGATGTATAATGAATATAAGGAGCATACAGAAGGTAGCTTGCCTTTTAAAAGAGCAATTCGTATTGGAGGGTTGATGATCGTGGTATCTTATGCCTTGAGTTCGCTGTTTAATTTGGTGTATGTCCTGTTTGATAGCAAGTTTATTGATAGGCAACTTGAGCTTGTAAGAATACAGTTAGAAGCGAACCCAGAGGTAACACCGCAGGAAATAGAAACTGTATTGGAATCTTCCCAATGGGTTTACCAGCTACCTTTGTTTCAATTGGTACAGTTTGTATCATTGACGGCATTGGGATTAATCTTAATGCTGGCAATCGCTACTTTTATGAGAAGTACTTCAAGAAATAGAGGTACAAATCAGTAA
- a CDS encoding glycosyltransferase family 2 protein has protein sequence MEQIDISVVVPLLNEEESLPELAAWIERVMQQHGFTYEVVMVNDGSTDSSWQVIKDLNRSNPCIKGICFQRNYGKSAALHSGFRMVSGDVVITMDADLQDSPDEIPELYQMIMEEGYDLVSGWKKKRYDPITKTIPTKIYNAATRAASGIYLHDFNCGLKAYRKEVVKNIEVYGEMHRYIPVIAKWEGFTKIGEKVVEHRARKYGTTKFGLERFVNGLLDLMSIMFVSRFRKKPMHFFGMLGVLSFLFGGGAALWLLGDKVYRSAMHMEIGRQVTEQPLFYLGLTLIIIGVQLFLAGFLAELISLNNTSRNEYLIRERVE, from the coding sequence ATGGAACAAATAGATATATCAGTGGTTGTGCCACTACTTAACGAGGAAGAGTCTTTGCCGGAGTTGGCAGCTTGGATTGAGAGAGTCATGCAGCAGCATGGCTTTACTTATGAGGTGGTCATGGTCAATGATGGTAGTACAGATAGCTCTTGGCAAGTAATTAAGGACCTTAACAGGAGTAATCCTTGTATCAAGGGAATTTGTTTCCAAAGAAACTATGGTAAGTCTGCAGCACTGCATTCTGGCTTTAGAATGGTATCAGGAGATGTGGTAATTACAATGGATGCAGACCTACAAGATAGCCCTGATGAAATTCCTGAACTGTATCAGATGATTATGGAGGAGGGGTATGATTTGGTTTCAGGTTGGAAAAAGAAGCGATACGACCCTATTACCAAGACTATTCCCACAAAGATATACAATGCAGCTACAAGGGCGGCATCAGGAATCTATCTCCATGACTTTAACTGTGGCTTGAAAGCTTACCGTAAAGAAGTAGTCAAAAACATTGAGGTGTATGGGGAAATGCACCGTTACATCCCTGTAATCGCCAAATGGGAAGGCTTTACTAAAATAGGGGAGAAGGTAGTTGAGCACAGAGCCCGTAAATATGGAACAACCAAATTTGGTTTGGAACGCTTTGTTAATGGCTTGCTTGACCTGATGTCTATTATGTTTGTCTCCCGCTTTCGTAAAAAGCCAATGCACTTTTTTGGGATGCTGGGAGTACTGTCTTTCCTGTTTGGAGGAGGTGCTGCACTTTGGTTATTGGGAGATAAAGTATACCGATCGGCGATGCATATGGAAATTGGTAGACAAGTGACAGAACAACCACTTTTCTATTTGGGGCTAACACTTATTATTATAGGTGTGCAACTGTTTTTGGCGGGGTTCCTTGCTGAGCTGATTTCATTGAATAATACTAGCCGGAACGAGTATTTGATTCGTGAGAGAGTCGAATAG
- a CDS encoding TrkH family potassium uptake protein has protein sequence MRNKPLFNYPLVISIVGILLMINCVFMLFCLPFSFYFGDHDWLSILFASLINGGVGASAFFYFKQHALTRELKKKDGYMIVTVGWLMVSFFGSLPYLISGEIPTLTDAFFETLSGFSTTGASILTDIEAVGKGILLWRSMTQWIGGMGIIVLTVAILPILGIGGMQLFVAEAPGISPDKLQPRIKETAKRLWWVYLILTCVETILLMFGGMTFYDALNHALTTMATGGFSTKNSSAAEMTPYIQYVLIVFMFMAGCNFTLNYYAFKGRFKEIIQNEEFKYYAGLVVISTMILTVVVYYQLPEIGVEQSFRDVLFQTLSIITTTGYVSADYTAWLPFVTMWIFLLMFVGAMAGSTAGGVKIVRHIILQKNSFLELKRQLHPSAIIPVRFNGNAVSPNITYNVLAFIITYFFIYAVGVLIMSIIGLDFLTALGSVATCLGNIGPGLGSVGPVDNFAHLPGVAKWVLSALMLLGRLELFTVLIIFTPYFWRRI, from the coding sequence ATGAGAAACAAACCACTTTTTAATTATCCATTGGTCATTAGCATTGTCGGCATCCTGCTGATGATCAACTGTGTGTTTATGCTATTCTGCCTGCCATTTTCATTCTATTTTGGTGATCATGACTGGCTTTCAATATTATTTGCATCCCTAATCAACGGAGGTGTAGGTGCTTCTGCATTTTTCTATTTCAAACAACATGCACTTACGCGTGAGCTGAAAAAGAAGGATGGTTATATGATTGTAACTGTCGGATGGTTAATGGTATCCTTTTTTGGATCCCTTCCATATCTAATCAGTGGAGAAATCCCGACACTAACTGATGCATTCTTTGAAACACTCTCTGGCTTTTCTACTACAGGAGCCTCTATTCTGACCGATATAGAAGCTGTTGGAAAAGGTATTTTGCTTTGGCGAAGTATGACACAGTGGATTGGAGGAATGGGGATTATCGTATTGACTGTAGCAATCCTACCAATACTGGGTATCGGTGGAATGCAGCTATTTGTAGCTGAAGCACCAGGTATCTCTCCCGACAAATTACAGCCACGCATCAAGGAAACTGCCAAACGTTTATGGTGGGTTTACCTTATCCTGACTTGTGTCGAAACGATACTGTTAATGTTTGGAGGTATGACCTTCTATGATGCACTCAATCATGCGTTGACTACGATGGCTACCGGTGGATTCTCGACTAAAAATAGCAGTGCTGCCGAAATGACGCCCTACATTCAATATGTACTGATTGTCTTCATGTTTATGGCTGGATGTAACTTTACACTCAACTACTATGCATTTAAAGGGCGATTTAAGGAGATTATCCAAAATGAGGAGTTCAAATATTACGCAGGACTTGTCGTAATCTCAACGATGATTCTTACCGTGGTGGTTTACTATCAGTTGCCTGAAATAGGTGTTGAACAGTCTTTCAGGGATGTACTATTCCAAACACTTTCCATCATTACTACGACTGGTTACGTTTCGGCCGATTACACAGCATGGTTACCATTTGTTACTATGTGGATATTCCTGTTGATGTTTGTCGGGGCAATGGCTGGGTCAACAGCTGGTGGTGTTAAAATCGTTCGCCATATTATCCTGCAAAAAAACAGTTTTCTTGAGCTTAAAAGACAGCTGCACCCTTCTGCCATCATTCCGGTTAGGTTTAATGGCAATGCCGTATCTCCCAATATTACCTATAACGTACTGGCATTCATCATCACTTACTTCTTTATTTATGCAGTAGGTGTGCTTATCATGTCTATTATAGGTTTGGATTTTCTGACAGCATTAGGCTCAGTTGCCACATGTTTGGGAAATATTGGTCCGGGTCTTGGCTCGGTTGGACCTGTTGACAATTTTGCACATTTACCAGGTGTCGCAAAATGGGTACTGTCTGCACTGATGCTACTTGGCAGGTTAGAGCTGTTTACCGTACTGATTATTTTCACGCCTTACTTCTGGCGTAGAATCTAA
- the trkA gene encoding Trk system potassium transporter TrkA, translating into MKIVIAGAGDVGFHLAKLLANESQDITLVDVDGDRLLHASQHLDVATVKGSSSSFMVLEQAKVNKADMLITVTASEENNLLTASLGKQMGAKRTIARINNSEFLQNRDRFDMRKLGIDELISPELLATKEVKRLLKEAAITDTFEFERGLLSLIGISIEEADHLHNKTLKETAYLNPYFDFLTVAVLRNNETLIPRGDTRFEAGDHAYYIAKPEGVERVLQLTGKKLEKKIKSIMILGGSRVGYYAARSLSYKYNIILIEKNKEKCFELADLLPNTLVINGDGRNVELLEEEGIENVDAFIAVTGDSETNIISSLVAKNHGVRKTIALVENMDYIHLSQNIGVDTLINKKLIAANFIFRYIRRGEILSLTSIHGVDAEVLEFVVNEGAAITEKPLSELDFPKTAIIGGIIRKGKAHIPKGDFLFYPYDRVVVLSKPECIRKVEEFFK; encoded by the coding sequence GTGAAAATCGTTATCGCGGGCGCAGGAGACGTAGGGTTCCACCTTGCCAAGCTCCTCGCTAATGAGAGTCAGGATATCACACTGGTTGATGTAGATGGAGACCGCCTCCTTCACGCTTCTCAGCACCTTGATGTTGCCACTGTAAAAGGCTCATCAAGTTCATTTATGGTGCTTGAGCAAGCCAAAGTAAATAAAGCCGACATGCTGATTACAGTAACGGCATCAGAAGAAAACAATCTTTTGACGGCATCTCTTGGTAAGCAGATGGGCGCCAAGCGTACGATTGCAAGGATCAATAACAGTGAATTCCTGCAAAACAGAGATCGCTTTGATATGCGTAAACTAGGCATAGACGAGTTGATTTCGCCTGAACTGCTGGCAACAAAAGAGGTAAAAAGGCTGCTGAAAGAAGCTGCCATCACCGATACTTTTGAGTTTGAGAGAGGTTTACTTTCCCTAATCGGTATCTCGATTGAAGAAGCGGATCACCTTCATAACAAAACCTTGAAGGAAACTGCCTATCTCAATCCTTATTTTGATTTCCTTACTGTAGCTGTGCTTCGCAATAACGAAACACTGATTCCTAGAGGAGACACCCGTTTTGAGGCTGGAGACCATGCTTACTATATCGCCAAGCCTGAAGGGGTAGAAAGAGTACTACAGCTTACAGGTAAAAAGCTTGAGAAAAAAATCAAAAGCATCATGATTCTGGGCGGTAGCCGTGTTGGTTACTATGCAGCAAGGTCACTGAGCTATAAATACAATATCATCCTGATTGAGAAGAATAAGGAAAAGTGTTTTGAACTTGCAGACTTACTGCCCAATACACTTGTCATCAATGGGGATGGGCGAAATGTAGAACTTCTCGAAGAAGAAGGTATCGAGAATGTTGATGCATTTATTGCCGTAACAGGAGACTCGGAAACCAATATCATTTCCAGTCTGGTTGCTAAAAACCACGGGGTTCGAAAAACAATCGCCCTAGTTGAAAACATGGATTATATCCACCTGTCACAGAACATTGGAGTGGATACCCTCATCAATAAGAAGCTGATTGCTGCCAACTTTATTTTCCGCTATATTCGTAGAGGTGAGATTCTTTCTCTTACAAGTATCCACGGAGTGGATGCTGAAGTCCTTGAGTTTGTGGTCAACGAAGGTGCTGCGATCACAGAAAAGCCTCTTTCAGAGCTTGACTTCCCTAAAACTGCCATTATTGGTGGCATCATCAGGAAAGGTAAAGCCCACATTCCAAAAGGAGACTTCCTTTTTTATCCTTATGACAGGGTTGTTGTACTTAGCAAACCTGAATGTATCAGAAAAGTAGAAGAATTTTTCAAATAA
- the purE gene encoding 5-(carboxyamino)imidazole ribonucleotide mutase encodes MKVGIIMGSQSDLKVMSDAAEVLEKLGVDFEVTIVSAHRTPDRLFEYAKSARAKGINVIIAGAGGAAHLPGMVASMTTLPVIGVPVKSSNSIDGWDSVLSILQMPGGVPVATVALDGAKNAGILAAQILGSFDEKIAENLKEYKQEMHDKVIESAEDIEQNGWRPKKMGF; translated from the coding sequence ATGAAAGTAGGAATAATTATGGGCAGCCAGTCTGACTTGAAAGTAATGTCTGATGCTGCTGAGGTCTTAGAAAAATTAGGCGTAGACTTTGAAGTTACCATCGTATCTGCACACCGTACTCCAGATCGTCTTTTTGAATATGCAAAGTCTGCACGTGCAAAAGGAATTAATGTAATCATCGCAGGGGCGGGTGGTGCTGCTCATTTGCCAGGTATGGTAGCTTCTATGACTACACTGCCAGTAATTGGTGTGCCTGTGAAGTCAAGTAACTCAATTGATGGTTGGGACTCTGTACTTTCTATCCTACAGATGCCAGGTGGTGTTCCTGTAGCAACAGTTGCTCTGGACGGTGCAAAGAATGCAGGTATTCTCGCTGCTCAGATTTTAGGTTCTTTTGATGAGAAAATCGCAGAAAACCTGAAAGAGTATAAGCAGGAAATGCACGATAAGGTAATTGAAAGTGCTGAAGATATTGAGCAAAATGGTTGGAGACCAAAGAAAATGGGCTTCTAA